A region from the Spiroplasma taiwanense CT-1 genome encodes:
- a CDS encoding GNAT family N-acetyltransferase — protein sequence MMFFLEAKKIRDVVFVKEQECPINEEFDKYDNVSYHIVGFLNKKPVCCAKILKKKDEKWYLGRIAVLKENRDQNLVFDLMKYLIEFFIKNINQKELYLNAQIYALNFYKKLNFNEIGETFFEANIEHIKMVRFF from the coding sequence ATGATGTTTTTTTTAGAAGCAAAAAAAATTAGAGATGTAGTTTTTGTTAAAGAACAAGAATGTCCGATTAATGAAGAATTTGATAAGTATGATAATGTAAGTTATCATATAGTTGGTTTTTTGAATAAGAAGCCAGTTTGTTGTGCTAAAATATTGAAAAAAAAAGATGAAAAATGGTATTTAGGAAGAATTGCTGTTTTAAAAGAAAATAGAGATCAAAATTTAGTGTTTGATCTTATGAAATATTTGATTGAATTTTTTATAAAAAATATTAATCAAAAAGAATTATATTTAAATGCACAAATTTATGCACTAAATTTTTACAAAAAATTAAATTTCAATGAAATTGGAGAAACTTTTTTCGAAGCTAATATAGAACATATAAAAATGGTAAGATTTTTTTAG